From the Hyphomicrobiaceae bacterium genome, the window CATGCCGCATAACCTCTATCTGCATTCCGCGATCGTCGGTACGCGCGACTTCGGACAGTCTGAACCGGAAAAGCGCGAGGCGCTGAAGTTTGCGACCATCGATTCAACCGTCGCCTTGATGCTGGCTCTGCTCATCAACGCTTCCATCCTTATTCTTGCAGCGGCAGCGTTTCATAAGGCTGGCCTGTCGGACGTTGCGGATCTTTCGCGCGCCTATAATCTCCTCGCGCCGCTTCTCGGCTCCGCGCTGGCGCCGACGCTGTTTGCGCTCGCCCTGCTGCTGTGCGGTCTAAACTCAACCGTTACCGCCACCTTGGCCGGACAGGCTGTCATGGAAGGCTTCATCGACATCAGGATGCAGCCCTGGCTGCGCCGCCTCATTACCCGACTTATCGCCATCGTGCCCGCTGCGGCCGTCGCTGTCCTCTCCGGAGAGACGGCAACGACCCATCTTCTTATTCTGAGCCAGGTAGTTCTGAGCTTGCAGCTTCCGTTTGCTATCGTCCCGCTCGTACTTTTCACGGCGCAGCGCGCGAAGATGGGAGAGCTGACGGCGCCTGTTTGGTTGACAATCAGCGCAAGCATAATTGCCGCAATTATTATCGCGCTCAACGCCAAGCTTATTTTCGACGTCGCAAGCGGGGGCATCGCTGCCGTCCATTAGGACATTGCGATTGTCGGTGATTAGGGGCTAGAACCCGCCCCATGACACGAATACCCATGACAACATCTTTGCAGACAGAACCACCAGCCATGTCGGCCCCCGTTCACGTTATCGGAGCTGGCCTTGCAGGCTCGGAAGCGGCTTATCAGATCGCGGCCGCTGGCGTCCCAGTCGTCCTGCACGAGATGCGCCCCGACCGCATGACGGATGCTCACAAGACCGACGGCTGCGCCGAGCTCGTGTGCTCCAACTCGTTCCGGTCCGACGACTGGGAGAACAATGCCGTCGGCCTGCTGCACGAGGAGATGCGTCGCGCCAACTCGCTCATCCTGGCTGCGGGCGATATCCATAAGTTACCCGCTGGTGGCGCGCTGGCCGTGGACCGCGATGGCTTCTCGCAAGAAGTGACGCAGCGTCTCGCCGCTCACCCGCTGATCACGATCGCACGCGGCGAGATCGCCGGGCTGCCGCCCGAAGACTGGCACAACGTGATCATAGCGACAGGACCTCTCACCTCGCCGGCTCTCAGCGAAGCCATCGGCGCGCTGACGGATGAGGGATCATTGGCGTTCTTCGATGCCATCGCACCCGTTATCCACCGCGACTCCATCGATACGTCGATTGCGTGGTTCCAATCACGCTACGGCAAGACGGGGCCTGCCGGTACAGGCGCGGACTACATCAACTGCCCCATGAACAAGGAGCAGTATGAAACTTTCATCGACGCGCTGCTTGCCGGTGACAAGACCACGTTCAAGGAGTGGGAGGCGAACACACCCTACTTCGACGGCTGCCTGCCTGTCGAAGTCATGGCCGAGCGCGGACGAGATACATTGCGCTACGGTCCGATGAAGCCTGTGGGGCTTGACGATCCACGCACCGGCCGCTGGCCCTATGCGGTCGTCCAGTTACG encodes:
- the trmFO gene encoding methylenetetrahydrofolate--tRNA-(uracil(54)-C(5))-methyltransferase (FADH(2)-oxidizing) TrmFO; translation: MTTSLQTEPPAMSAPVHVIGAGLAGSEAAYQIAAAGVPVVLHEMRPDRMTDAHKTDGCAELVCSNSFRSDDWENNAVGLLHEEMRRANSLILAAGDIHKLPAGGALAVDRDGFSQEVTQRLAAHPLITIARGEIAGLPPEDWHNVIIATGPLTSPALSEAIGALTDEGSLAFFDAIAPVIHRDSIDTSIAWFQSRYGKTGPAGTGADYINCPMNKEQYETFIDALLAGDKTTFKEWEANTPYFDGCLPVEVMAERGRDTLRYGPMKPVGLDDPRTGRWPYAVVQLRQDNALGTLWNMVGFQTKLKHGEQVRIFRMIPGLETAEFARLGGLHRNTYINSPKLLDTELRLKAMRRLRFAGQITGVEGYVESAAIGLLAGRFAAAEALGRPLATPPATTALGALLNHITGGHLISHDDGDRGARSFQPMNINYGLLPDLPAAPTHDGEGKKLKGPERGRAKKQVMSRRAIADLEGWLASADLKASA